From Pseudoxanthomonas sp. CF385, a single genomic window includes:
- a CDS encoding citrate synthase — protein MSELDQVTLNAGDKSVVLPVLKPTLGNDCVDIARLTKETGLFTYDSGFTATASCKSAITYIDGDNGVLLYRGYPIEQLAQHSNFLEVSYLLMNGELPTPAEFAKFEHEVTHHTMMHESLKNFLHGFHYDAHPMAMLAGTVASLSAFYHDTLDLEDPEQRRLAAIRLLAKMPTLAAAAYRYSIGWPIRYPRNNLDYVDRFLHMMFEVPSEPLELNPVVAKALDLLFILHADHEQNASTSTVRLVGSTGANPYASVAAGITALWGPAHGGANEAVLKMLEEIGDAKNVASAVAKAKDKESGFRLMGFGHRVYKNFDPRAKIIREMTHKVLGELGVDDPLLEVAMRLEEAALKDEYFIQRKLYPNVDFYSGIIYKALKIPTEMFTVMFAIGRTAGWVSHWLEQQVDPEAKIGRPRQIYTGYAPRDYVPTGKR, from the coding sequence GTGTCCGAACTCGACCAGGTCACGCTGAATGCGGGCGACAAGTCCGTCGTCCTGCCCGTCCTGAAACCCACGCTTGGCAACGACTGCGTCGACATCGCCAGGCTGACCAAGGAAACCGGTCTTTTCACCTACGACTCCGGTTTCACCGCGACGGCAAGCTGCAAGTCGGCCATCACCTACATCGATGGCGACAATGGCGTGCTGCTGTACCGCGGCTACCCGATCGAGCAGCTGGCCCAGCACTCGAACTTCCTGGAAGTCTCGTACCTGCTGATGAACGGCGAACTGCCGACCCCGGCCGAATTCGCCAAGTTCGAGCACGAAGTCACGCATCACACGATGATGCATGAGTCGCTGAAGAACTTCCTGCACGGCTTCCATTACGACGCGCACCCGATGGCCATGCTGGCCGGCACGGTCGCCTCGCTGTCGGCCTTCTACCACGACACGCTGGACCTGGAAGATCCGGAACAGCGCCGCCTTGCCGCGATCCGCCTGCTGGCGAAGATGCCGACCCTGGCTGCCGCCGCCTACCGTTACTCGATCGGCTGGCCGATCCGCTACCCGCGCAACAACCTCGACTACGTCGACCGCTTCCTGCACATGATGTTCGAAGTGCCGAGCGAGCCGCTGGAACTGAACCCGGTCGTCGCCAAGGCGCTGGACCTGCTGTTTATCCTGCACGCGGACCACGAGCAGAACGCCTCGACGTCGACGGTGCGCCTGGTCGGTTCGACCGGTGCCAATCCGTATGCCTCGGTCGCCGCCGGCATCACCGCGCTGTGGGGTCCCGCGCACGGCGGCGCCAACGAAGCCGTGCTGAAGATGCTGGAAGAGATCGGCGATGCGAAGAACGTCGCGTCGGCCGTCGCCAAGGCGAAGGACAAGGAGTCGGGCTTCCGCCTGATGGGCTTCGGCCACCGCGTCTACAAGAACTTCGATCCGCGCGCCAAGATCATCCGTGAGATGACCCACAAGGTGCTGGGCGAGCTGGGCGTGGACGATCCGCTGCTGGAAGTGGCGATGAGGCTGGAAGAAGCCGCGCTGAAGGACGAGTACTTCATCCAGCGCAAGCTCTATCCGAACGTCGACTTCTACAGCGGCATCATCTACAAGGCGCTGAAGATCCCGACCGAGATGTTCACCGTCATGTTCGCCATCGGCCGCACCGCCGGCTGGGTGTCGCACTGGCTGGAGCAGCAGGTCGACCCGGAAGCGAAGATCGGTCGTCCGCGCCAGATCTACACCGGCTACGCGCCGCGCGACTACGTGCCTACCGGGAAGCGCTGA
- a CDS encoding type B 50S ribosomal protein L31 — MKADIHPNYREVVFHDVTSDFKFLTRSTLGTKETTKWEDGNEYPLIKVEISSASHPFYTGKHKVIDTSGRIDKFQKRYAR; from the coding sequence ATGAAGGCCGACATCCATCCCAACTACCGCGAAGTCGTCTTCCACGACGTGACCTCCGATTTCAAGTTCCTGACGCGCTCCACGCTGGGCACCAAGGAAACGACGAAGTGGGAAGACGGCAACGAATACCCGCTGATCAAGGTCGAAATCTCCTCGGCCTCGCACCCGTTCTACACGGGCAAGCACAAGGTCATCGACACCAGCGGTCGCATCGACAAGTTCCAGAAGCGCTACGCGCGCTAA
- a CDS encoding parallel beta-helix domain-containing protein, with protein sequence MQRNISWAMAGALALLATGCQPKAPETAAVPAADATFAATLQERLLDAKPGDVIEIPAGRHQFDRSLTLRASGVTIRGAGMDKSVLSFKGQKAGAEGLLVNGDDFTIEHLTIEDSKGDGLKISESTNITVRGVKVQWTGGPSTKNGAYGIYPVLTKNVLIEDTVSIGASDAGIYVGQSDGVIVRRSRAEQNVAGIEVENTINADVYENVATGNTGGILVFNMPGLSQQGGNIRVYDNKVIANNHENFGAKGTPVASVPAGSGIVINSNDDIEVFGNEIRDNATANIIVSSVYSTGYKDSSASPNFDPYPERIYIHGNTLSGGGDSPDGFDLKALKVATYGLGGNFPDVLWDGYFNKDRVVDGNKVGPQICLRDVSGVVNADGPGGYKNPSKDAKAHDCALPRLPAIDLKRG encoded by the coding sequence ATGCAGCGCAACATTTCCTGGGCGATGGCCGGCGCGCTGGCGCTGTTGGCGACCGGTTGCCAGCCCAAGGCGCCCGAGACGGCCGCGGTGCCGGCGGCGGACGCGACATTCGCCGCCACCCTGCAGGAGCGGCTGCTGGACGCCAAGCCAGGGGACGTCATCGAGATCCCGGCCGGCCGCCACCAGTTCGACCGCAGCCTGACCCTGCGCGCGAGCGGGGTGACCATCCGCGGGGCCGGCATGGACAAGAGCGTGCTGAGCTTCAAGGGGCAGAAGGCCGGCGCCGAGGGCTTGCTGGTCAACGGCGACGATTTCACCATCGAACACCTGACCATCGAGGACTCCAAGGGCGACGGCCTGAAGATCAGCGAGTCGACCAACATCACCGTGCGCGGCGTGAAGGTGCAGTGGACCGGCGGGCCGAGCACGAAGAACGGCGCCTACGGCATCTATCCGGTGCTGACGAAGAACGTGCTGATCGAGGACACCGTGTCCATCGGCGCGTCGGACGCGGGCATCTACGTCGGCCAGTCCGACGGCGTGATCGTGCGGCGCAGCCGCGCCGAGCAGAACGTGGCCGGCATCGAGGTGGAGAACACCATCAATGCGGACGTGTACGAGAACGTCGCCACCGGCAACACCGGCGGCATCCTCGTCTTCAACATGCCGGGCCTGTCGCAGCAGGGCGGCAACATCCGCGTCTACGACAACAAGGTCATCGCCAACAACCACGAGAACTTCGGCGCCAAGGGCACGCCGGTGGCCAGCGTGCCGGCCGGTTCGGGCATCGTCATCAACTCCAACGACGACATCGAGGTCTTCGGCAACGAGATCCGCGACAACGCGACCGCGAACATCATCGTCTCCAGCGTGTACTCGACCGGCTACAAGGACAGCAGCGCTTCGCCCAACTTCGATCCGTACCCGGAACGCATCTACATCCACGGCAACACGCTGTCCGGTGGCGGCGATTCGCCCGACGGGTTCGACCTGAAGGCGCTGAAGGTGGCCACCTATGGCCTGGGCGGCAACTTCCCGGACGTGCTGTGGGATGGCTACTTCAACAAGGACCGCGTGGTCGACGGCAACAAGGTCGGTCCGCAGATCTGCCTGCGCGACGTCAGCGGCGTGGTCAACGCAGACGGCCCCGGCGGCTACAAGAACCCCAGCAAGGATGCGAAGGCCCACGACTGCGCGCTGCCCCGGCTGCCCGCGATCGACCTGAAGCGTGGGTGA
- a CDS encoding cysteine hydrolase family protein, whose protein sequence is MDTALIIIDVQNDYFPGGAFPLWNAEAVLDATVAAIERARARGERVVLVRHESASADAGFFRPGSPGARIHPRILAAAPDAPVVVKQFADSFHQTSLGALLAEDGVAGLRIAGMMTQNCVAFTAVSPGAAPYAVSVLSDCTTTVDATIHAFALHALSTRVDVVPDA, encoded by the coding sequence ATGGACACCGCCCTGATCATCATCGACGTGCAGAACGACTATTTCCCCGGTGGCGCGTTTCCGCTCTGGAATGCGGAAGCGGTGCTCGACGCCACCGTTGCCGCCATTGAACGCGCACGGGCGCGCGGCGAACGGGTCGTGCTGGTGCGGCATGAATCCGCTTCGGCCGACGCCGGCTTCTTCAGGCCCGGCAGCCCGGGTGCCCGGATCCATCCCCGCATCCTCGCCGCCGCACCCGACGCGCCGGTGGTGGTGAAGCAGTTTGCCGACAGCTTCCACCAGACCTCGCTGGGGGCCTTGCTGGCCGAGGACGGGGTGGCGGGCCTGCGGATCGCCGGGATGATGACCCAGAACTGCGTGGCATTCACCGCCGTGTCGCCAGGCGCGGCACCGTATGCGGTCTCCGTGCTGTCGGACTGCACGACCACCGTGGACGCGACGATCCATGCCTTCGCACTGCATGCGCTGTCCACGCGCGTCGACGTGGTCCCGGATGCCTGA
- a CDS encoding Lrp/AsnC family transcriptional regulator has protein sequence MPLDKMSRTILAHLGRDARATWQALGRQVHLTGQAVATRVQQMVDDGTIRRFTVVRGDLRRYFVTVFMDTPRFDAFEAFLQAREDVESASKIAGEGCYHVVLACEDDAALDAFTQALLEYGRYKVASEMRRVKD, from the coding sequence ATGCCATTGGACAAGATGAGCCGGACCATCCTGGCCCACCTCGGGCGCGACGCGCGCGCCACCTGGCAGGCGCTGGGCCGCCAGGTGCACCTGACCGGGCAGGCCGTGGCGACCCGCGTGCAGCAGATGGTCGATGACGGCACGATCCGCCGCTTCACCGTCGTGCGCGGCGACCTGCGGCGTTACTTCGTCACCGTGTTCATGGACACGCCGCGTTTCGACGCCTTCGAAGCCTTTCTCCAGGCACGCGAGGACGTCGAGAGCGCAAGCAAGATCGCAGGCGAGGGCTGCTACCACGTGGTCCTCGCCTGTGAGGACGATGCGGCGCTGGATGCCTTCACCCAGGCGTTGCTGGAGTACGGCCGCTACAAGGTGGCCAGCGAGATGCGGCGCGTGAAGGACTGA
- a CDS encoding nucleoside hydrolase, producing MTDQIPLLIDTDPGVDDALALLMAFNDARHEIVGLTIAAGNVGLQHTVRNALKLCEVAGRSDIPVFAGAPAPLLHPSPDAGYVHGQDGFGDVGFAPAAKQAEAEHAALAILRLSHVHAGRLVLVALGPLTNIALALKLDPTLPQRVARFVVMGGAVTCHGNITPAAEFNFYFDPEAAHITLQAFERYDLADWEATIAHGLPHDQVDVWLAADSERARFYARISEKTRLWSADRRGDHWFAADALAMAFVLAPEGALELAERPLAIELQGQHARGASVVDWRREGGRPDQANILLRYDQARFQDLIRAALAAG from the coding sequence ATGACGGACCAGATTCCCCTGCTCATCGACACCGACCCCGGTGTCGACGACGCCCTCGCCCTGCTGATGGCCTTCAACGATGCGCGCCACGAGATCGTCGGCCTCACCATCGCAGCCGGCAACGTGGGCCTGCAGCACACCGTGCGCAATGCGCTGAAGCTGTGCGAAGTCGCGGGCCGCAGCGACATTCCCGTGTTCGCGGGCGCGCCTGCGCCACTGCTGCATCCCTCGCCCGATGCCGGCTACGTGCACGGGCAGGATGGCTTCGGCGACGTCGGCTTCGCGCCGGCGGCCAAGCAGGCCGAAGCCGAACACGCCGCGCTGGCGATCCTGCGCCTGTCGCACGTGCACGCGGGGCGGCTGGTGCTGGTCGCCCTGGGCCCGCTGACCAATATCGCCCTGGCGTTGAAGCTGGACCCGACCCTGCCGCAGCGGGTGGCACGCTTCGTCGTGATGGGCGGTGCGGTCACGTGCCACGGCAACATCACGCCGGCGGCGGAGTTCAATTTCTACTTCGATCCCGAAGCCGCGCACATCACCCTGCAGGCGTTCGAGCGCTACGACCTGGCCGACTGGGAAGCCACCATCGCCCACGGCCTGCCGCACGACCAGGTCGACGTCTGGCTGGCCGCCGACAGCGAGAGGGCCCGGTTCTACGCGCGCATCTCGGAAAAGACGCGGCTGTGGTCGGCCGACCGCCGCGGCGACCACTGGTTCGCCGCCGACGCCCTGGCTATGGCCTTCGTGCTCGCGCCGGAGGGTGCGCTGGAACTGGCAGAGCGCCCGCTGGCGATCGAACTGCAGGGCCAGCATGCCCGCGGGGCCTCGGTGGTCGACTGGCGCCGGGAGGGCGGCCGGCCGGACCAGGCCAACATCCTGCTGCGCTACGACCAGGCCCGGTTCCAGGACCTCATCCGGGCGGCGCTGGCCGCCGGCTGA
- a CDS encoding TonB-dependent receptor, whose amino-acid sequence MKVTQRNLVVGLRRALFGGCVVLGTGGTAWAQSTPQGEQDATNLDTIVVTAQSRQQELQDVPIALQVVDQQLLDDVAADNLGDIDAFVPGLVVDAVQPTQPSFRLRGVETSDFGIGTDPAVGVFVDGVYGGRGGGVLLPFVDVERIEVLKGPQGTLFGRNTAAGAISLVTRRPQNETEARLRLRLGNYGKQYADAMWNIPTSDNSALRFNALFNHSDGWFQDGATGKDLGGENVWATRAAWQVGLGENTTALISWDHESLDQNGRVTTGIVPLPAYPQRPPVPVDPDDFLDPREIPTYSDATNAEWRTFDGVTLILDHALNWGHLTSTTSWRQYDSLNQTEEDGTNRADLYIDSVNTESNETFYQEFKFAGSNARLDWVAGASFFKEDADQTSEVNTNTEAVDNIVRNLGIAPTPDGSLFGFTSLLAQMAGIPVSLVGDRWNERFTNTLSTTAYAAFGDVIWRATDKLNLTFGLRYTRDEKDFTWLNTPRNAPELEAKLALLESLGFFDALAQMGIPISRETLTFDMAFIDPPAMVNKGVLVRDKRSWSDFSPRFVVDYHFNDKAMVFGSLAKGYKAGGFNALQIGPAFENEDVWNAEVGIKQSFGRFSYNASLFHYRYDNRQSIRLIDPDPNNPVDIPRFVFDTGDLEATGIDFDMRWKVTDAFTLDAQAEWIDSKYKDYVTPEGVDLDGEPTGEPRFTASFGAAYRVSLGDNGDLRLSARHAYRGRTRCNAGSDLQGDCGVNALLDIGEPRERTDVRIGWTSPQDRWSWAVYGNNVFDNQYVKGLNTYGRGPLGVVGATISEPRTYGVEVAVKF is encoded by the coding sequence ATGAAAGTGACGCAACGGAATCTGGTGGTCGGGCTGCGGCGCGCGCTGTTCGGCGGCTGCGTGGTGCTGGGGACGGGCGGCACGGCGTGGGCGCAGTCGACCCCGCAGGGCGAGCAGGACGCCACCAACCTGGACACCATCGTCGTCACCGCGCAGAGCCGCCAGCAGGAACTGCAGGACGTGCCGATCGCGCTGCAGGTCGTGGACCAGCAGCTGCTCGATGACGTGGCGGCGGACAACCTGGGCGACATCGACGCCTTCGTGCCCGGCCTCGTGGTCGACGCGGTGCAGCCTACCCAACCGTCGTTCCGCTTGCGTGGCGTGGAGACCAGCGACTTCGGCATCGGCACCGATCCGGCGGTCGGCGTGTTCGTCGATGGCGTGTACGGCGGTCGCGGCGGCGGCGTGCTGCTGCCGTTCGTCGATGTCGAGCGGATCGAAGTGCTGAAGGGGCCGCAAGGCACGCTGTTCGGCCGCAACACGGCCGCTGGCGCGATCTCGCTGGTGACCCGTCGCCCGCAGAACGAGACCGAGGCGCGCCTGCGCCTGCGCCTGGGCAACTACGGCAAGCAGTACGCCGATGCGATGTGGAACATCCCCACCAGCGACAACTCGGCGCTGCGCTTCAATGCGCTGTTCAACCACAGCGACGGCTGGTTCCAGGACGGCGCCACCGGGAAGGACCTGGGCGGCGAGAACGTGTGGGCCACGCGCGCGGCCTGGCAGGTCGGCCTGGGCGAAAACACGACCGCGCTGATCAGCTGGGACCACGAGAGCCTGGACCAGAACGGCCGCGTGACCACGGGCATCGTGCCGCTGCCGGCGTATCCGCAGCGGCCGCCGGTGCCGGTGGATCCGGACGACTTCCTCGATCCGCGCGAGATCCCCACCTACAGCGACGCCACCAACGCCGAGTGGCGCACGTTCGACGGCGTCACCCTGATCCTGGACCACGCACTGAATTGGGGTCACCTGACCTCGACCACGTCCTGGCGCCAGTACGACTCGTTGAACCAGACCGAGGAAGACGGCACCAACCGCGCCGACCTGTACATCGATTCGGTCAACACCGAGAGCAACGAAACCTTCTACCAGGAGTTCAAGTTCGCCGGCAGCAACGCGCGGCTGGACTGGGTCGCCGGCGCCAGCTTCTTCAAGGAAGACGCCGACCAGACCAGCGAGGTGAACACGAATACCGAAGCGGTCGACAATATCGTCCGCAACCTCGGTATCGCGCCGACGCCGGACGGCAGCCTGTTCGGCTTCACGTCGTTGCTGGCGCAGATGGCGGGCATCCCGGTCTCGCTGGTCGGCGATCGATGGAACGAGCGCTTCACCAACACGCTGTCGACGACCGCCTACGCGGCCTTCGGCGACGTGATCTGGCGCGCCACCGACAAGCTCAACCTGACCTTCGGCCTGCGCTATACCCGCGACGAGAAGGACTTCACCTGGCTCAACACGCCCCGCAATGCGCCGGAGCTGGAAGCCAAGCTGGCCCTGCTGGAGTCGCTGGGCTTCTTCGACGCGCTGGCGCAGATGGGCATCCCGATCAGCCGCGAGACGCTGACGTTCGACATGGCGTTCATCGATCCGCCGGCGATGGTCAACAAGGGCGTGCTGGTGCGCGACAAGCGCAGCTGGAGCGACTTCAGCCCGCGCTTCGTCGTGGACTACCACTTCAACGACAAGGCGATGGTGTTCGGTTCGCTGGCCAAGGGCTACAAGGCCGGCGGTTTCAATGCGCTGCAGATCGGCCCGGCGTTCGAGAACGAGGACGTGTGGAACGCGGAGGTGGGCATCAAGCAGTCGTTCGGCCGCTTCTCCTACAACGCGTCGCTGTTCCACTACCGCTACGACAATCGCCAGTCGATCCGCCTGATCGATCCGGACCCGAACAACCCCGTGGACATCCCGCGTTTCGTGTTCGACACCGGCGACCTCGAGGCCACCGGCATCGACTTCGACATGCGCTGGAAGGTGACCGATGCCTTCACCCTCGATGCGCAGGCCGAGTGGATCGACTCCAAGTACAAGGACTACGTGACGCCGGAAGGCGTGGACCTGGACGGCGAACCGACGGGCGAGCCGCGCTTCACTGCGTCGTTCGGCGCAGCCTACCGGGTCAGCCTGGGCGACAACGGCGACCTGCGCCTCTCCGCCCGCCATGCCTACCGCGGGCGCACGCGCTGCAATGCGGGTTCGGACCTGCAGGGCGATTGCGGGGTCAATGCGCTGCTGGACATCGGCGAGCCGCGCGAGCGCACCGATGTGCGGATCGGCTGGACTTCGCCGCAGGATCGTTGGAGCTGGGCGGTCTACGGCAACAACGTCTTCGACAACCAATATGTGAAAGGTCTGAACACGTACGGCCGCGGTCCGCTGGGTGTCGTCGGCGCGACCATCAGCGAGCCGCGCACCTATGGCGTGGAAGTGGCCGTGAAGTTCTGA
- a CDS encoding SO2930 family diheme c-type cytochrome: MRKPYRRGFLLVIALLGLALAACRPSAGVHFFADGQPKTLGEWGVLRIEGGKLRLNEGVVPYDLNTPLFSDYAHKLRTVWMPEGTSATYQPEQSFDFPVGTILSKTFYYPLPAGTAWDGKSVARTRPSQSSLEGEALDLSQVRLIETRLLVHRTDGWVALPYVWNETQTEATLKRTGELVALELVDGTGARETADYQVPDQNQCGGCHITDNKSRKLLPIGPKARHLNRDFAYAGGRENQLAHLARVGYLTGVPADAPRLADAMDAAAPLEARARAYLDVNCGHCHSATGPAITSGLWLDAHTQDRLKLGFCKQPIAAGKGTGNRLHDIEPGNAAASIFEFRMDSDDPAIMMPELGRSVVHREGVQLIRDWINAQPGSCDIAAGESVNMLPAR, from the coding sequence ATGCGGAAGCCGTACCGGCGGGGATTCCTGCTTGTGATCGCCCTGCTGGGCCTCGCGTTGGCCGCCTGTCGACCGTCGGCGGGCGTGCATTTCTTCGCCGACGGTCAACCGAAGACGCTGGGTGAGTGGGGCGTGCTCCGGATCGAAGGCGGCAAGCTCCGCCTCAACGAAGGCGTGGTGCCGTACGACCTCAATACGCCGCTCTTCAGCGACTACGCGCACAAGCTGCGCACGGTGTGGATGCCCGAGGGCACGTCGGCGACGTACCAGCCGGAGCAGAGTTTCGATTTTCCGGTGGGCACCATCCTCAGCAAGACCTTCTACTACCCGCTGCCCGCAGGCACGGCATGGGACGGGAAATCCGTCGCGCGCACGCGGCCGTCGCAGTCCTCGCTGGAAGGCGAAGCCCTCGACCTGTCCCAGGTACGCCTGATCGAAACCCGCCTGCTGGTGCATCGCACGGACGGGTGGGTGGCGCTTCCGTACGTATGGAACGAGACGCAGACCGAGGCCACGCTCAAGCGCACGGGTGAGCTGGTGGCGCTCGAGCTCGTCGACGGCACAGGTGCGCGCGAGACGGCCGACTACCAGGTGCCGGACCAGAACCAGTGCGGTGGCTGCCACATCACCGACAACAAGTCGCGCAAGCTGCTGCCGATCGGTCCGAAGGCGCGCCACCTCAACCGCGACTTCGCCTATGCCGGCGGCCGCGAGAACCAGCTCGCCCATCTGGCGCGCGTGGGTTACCTGACCGGCGTGCCGGCCGATGCGCCGCGACTGGCGGATGCGATGGATGCTGCCGCACCGCTGGAGGCGCGCGCGCGCGCCTACCTGGACGTCAATTGCGGCCACTGCCACAGCGCCACCGGGCCGGCGATCACCTCCGGGCTCTGGCTGGATGCGCACACGCAGGACCGCCTGAAACTGGGCTTCTGCAAGCAGCCGATCGCGGCGGGCAAGGGCACCGGCAATCGTCTGCACGACATCGAGCCGGGCAACGCCGCCGCTTCGATCTTCGAGTTCCGCATGGACAGCGACGACCCGGCGATCATGATGCCGGAGCTGGGTCGTTCGGTGGTGCACCGCGAGGGCGTGCAGCTGATCCGCGACTGGATCAACGCGCAGCCGGGGAGTTGCGATATCGCGGCAGGGGAATCCGTGAACATGCTGCCGGCGCGGTGA
- the recG gene encoding ATP-dependent DNA helicase RecG yields the protein MPVRRNVPAVDLSAEPLSRLPGVGPRVAEKLAARGLVTMQDLWLHLPLRYEDRTTLTPIRLLQPGVPAQVEGRVEAVERGFRYRPVLRVAVGDEGHGSLVLRFFHFRAAQVAQFAVGTRIRCYGTPKPGQHGLEIIHPSYRVLGEGDDAALGDALDPIYPAVEGLGPATLRKLIGQALERLPEADALELLPASLLEGLGLPSLREALLAMHRPPRDADVAALALGTHPAQRRLAIEELLAHHLSLRRQRLALQKHRAPALKGRGALVKSLVKALPFALTGAQQRVFAQIREDIARPSPMLRLVQGDVGSGKTVVAALAGMLAVEAGKQVALAAPTELLAEQHLANLKAWLEPLGVRVAWLAGKVTGKARAQVLAEVASGEAQVIVGTHALMQEAVVFHDLGLAIVDEQHRFGVHQRLALRDKGAGRDRVPHQLVMTATPIPRTLAMAAYADLDVSAIDELPPGRTPVQTVALSAERRPELVERIRAACAEGRQAYWVCTLIDDSDEVVAQAAQTTFEALSASLPELRVALVHGRMKAADKQATMRRFKQGEADLLVATTVIEVGVDVPNASLMIIENAERLGLAQLHQLRGRVGRGATASSCVLMYQPPLSAMAKHRLATMRQTNDGFVIAEKDLELRGPGELLGTRQTGLAAFRVADLARDAGLLPQVHALAERLLADDPTAADRVIHRWVGGAARYASA from the coding sequence ATGCCCGTGCGTCGCAACGTCCCTGCCGTCGATCTCTCCGCCGAACCCCTGAGCCGCCTGCCCGGCGTCGGACCGCGCGTGGCCGAGAAGCTCGCCGCGCGCGGCCTGGTGACGATGCAGGACCTGTGGCTGCACCTGCCGCTGCGCTACGAGGACCGCACCACGTTGACCCCGATCCGCCTGCTGCAGCCGGGGGTGCCGGCGCAGGTGGAGGGGCGCGTGGAGGCGGTCGAGCGCGGCTTCCGTTACCGCCCCGTGCTGCGTGTCGCGGTCGGCGACGAGGGTCATGGCAGTCTGGTGTTGCGCTTCTTCCACTTCCGGGCGGCGCAAGTCGCCCAGTTTGCGGTCGGCACCCGCATCCGCTGCTACGGCACGCCGAAACCCGGCCAGCATGGGCTGGAGATCATCCATCCCAGCTACCGGGTCCTGGGGGAAGGGGACGACGCTGCGTTGGGCGATGCGCTGGACCCGATCTATCCCGCCGTCGAAGGCCTGGGGCCAGCGACCCTGCGAAAGCTCATCGGCCAGGCCCTGGAGCGGTTGCCCGAGGCCGATGCGCTGGAGCTGTTGCCCGCGTCGTTGCTCGAGGGGCTCGGCCTGCCGTCCTTACGCGAGGCCCTGCTGGCGATGCACCGTCCTCCGCGCGATGCGGACGTGGCGGCGCTCGCGCTCGGGACGCATCCGGCGCAGCGCCGGCTGGCGATCGAAGAGCTGCTCGCACACCACCTCAGCCTGCGCCGGCAGCGGCTCGCGCTCCAGAAGCACCGGGCGCCCGCGTTGAAAGGCCGGGGCGCGCTGGTGAAGTCGCTGGTGAAAGCGCTGCCGTTCGCGCTCACCGGGGCGCAGCAGCGCGTCTTCGCGCAGATCCGCGAGGACATCGCGCGCCCCTCGCCGATGCTGCGCCTGGTGCAGGGCGACGTGGGCAGCGGCAAGACCGTGGTCGCGGCGCTGGCCGGCATGCTGGCCGTGGAGGCGGGCAAGCAGGTCGCGCTTGCCGCACCCACGGAGCTGCTGGCCGAACAGCACCTGGCCAACCTCAAGGCGTGGCTCGAACCGCTGGGCGTGCGCGTGGCATGGCTGGCCGGCAAGGTGACCGGCAAGGCGCGTGCGCAGGTGCTGGCGGAGGTGGCGTCCGGCGAGGCGCAGGTCATCGTGGGCACGCATGCGCTGATGCAGGAGGCGGTGGTCTTCCACGATCTCGGCCTGGCCATCGTGGACGAGCAGCACCGCTTCGGCGTGCACCAGCGCCTCGCGCTGCGCGACAAGGGCGCGGGCCGTGACCGCGTGCCGCACCAGCTGGTGATGACGGCCACGCCGATCCCGCGCACGCTGGCGATGGCGGCCTATGCCGACCTCGACGTATCGGCCATCGACGAACTGCCGCCGGGCCGCACGCCGGTGCAGACCGTCGCGCTCAGCGCGGAGCGCAGGCCGGAGCTGGTCGAGCGCATCCGCGCGGCCTGCGCGGAAGGGCGGCAGGCCTATTGGGTCTGCACGCTGATCGACGACAGCGATGAGGTGGTCGCACAGGCGGCGCAGACCACGTTCGAAGCCTTGTCTGCCTCGCTGCCCGAGCTGCGCGTCGCGCTCGTGCATGGTCGCATGAAGGCGGCCGACAAGCAGGCGACGATGCGCCGCTTCAAGCAGGGCGAGGCCGACCTGCTTGTGGCGACGACCGTCATCGAAGTCGGGGTTGACGTGCCCAACGCCTCGCTGATGATCATCGAGAACGCCGAGCGTCTCGGCCTGGCGCAGCTGCACCAGCTGCGCGGGCGGGTGGGGCGTGGCGCCACCGCGTCCAGTTGCGTACTGATGTACCAGCCGCCGCTCTCGGCGATGGCGAAACATCGTCTCGCGACGATGCGCCAGACCAACGATGGCTTCGTCATCGCCGAGAAGGATCTGGAACTGCGCGGTCCCGGCGAGTTGCTGGGCACGCGGCAGACGGGCCTCGCGGCGTTCCGCGTGGCCGATCTCGCCCGCGATGCAGGCCTGCTCCCGCAGGTGCATGCGCTGGCGGAGCGCTTGCTGGCCGATGACCCGACGGCCGCGGATCGCGTGATCCACCGCTGGGTCGGGGGTGCGGCGCGCTACGCCTCGGCATGA